The DNA window GCGAGTATAGTACTCTGCTAAATTAACAATATCTCTAAAGTGAGGTGTGTCGGGTTCATTGCTAAACGAGGATGATAATCCATAGAGATTTATTTTTTCGCCTAGATATCGAGCTAGAGGAAGATATAGTTCTAGCCCGTAACCTAAATTATGAATGCCAAACAAAACTAGTGAAGAATTACCATCTTTAATTGGTACAAAACTTTTAGGATAACCAGTTTTCTTCTCTTGCCTGACTAGTGCTGCTAAAGCTTCTGGAGTTGAGGTTTGAAAAATTGCAGATATAGAGATTTTCTGAGCGTATCTATTTTCTATTTCAGTAACCAAACGCGCTGCAAGTAAAGAGTTCCCGCCTAATTCAATAAAGTCATCTCTAAGGCTAATTGGTTCGATACCCGAAATATCTTCTAACATCTCAATGATTTCTGTTTCCAAGCGATCGCGAGGCACGTCAATTAATTTTGATGGTTTATCTAGTTTGAGTTGTGACAAAGTGCGATAGTCTACTTTACCGCTCGTAGTTAATAGAAAAGTATCTACAAAAACAAAAGTTCTAGGTATCATATAGCTGGGTAATTTCTCTTGCAGATAACTTTTTAAAGTCTCTGCTGTTAGCTGCTTGTCTGCATTGGGTACGATGTAGCCAGCCAAATATTCGCCTAATTTGTTTTGACGGACAACTATGGCTGCTTCTCGAACCAATTTATGTTGAGCTAACACTGCTTCAATTTCTCCTAGTTCGATCCGCAGTCCTTGAATATTAACCTGGCGATCGATTCGTCCGAGAAACTGAATCGAGCCGTCGGCTAAAAAGCGTCCTAAATCTCCTGTTTTATACAGACGTTCTCCAGGTACATAGGGATTGTCTACAAACTTTTTAGCAGTTAGTTCGGGACGATTGAGATAACCGCGAGCGACTCCCGCACCGCTAATATGAATTTCTGCCGCAACTCCAATAGGTACGGGCTGTAACTTTGAGTCCAAAACGTACGCTTTCATGTTGGGAATTGGAGAACCCACAGGCAGCGATCTAAACTGCCAATCAATCTGGTGAGGTATTTGGTACATAGCAACTACACCAGTACCTTCTGTTTGACCGTAAATATTAGCTAATTTGACTTCGGGTTTAAATGTTTCGCGCCAGTACTGATATATTTCTGGAGTTACCTGTTCCCCTCCTGCGGCTACCAACCGTACCTGATTGTCTAATAAATCACTACGGGTACTGCTGTTTTGCCCGTCTAAAATACCCGAACAGTTACGCCAGAATGAAGGAACATGATCTACTATACTCACTTCATATCTTTTGATAAGTTTAAATAGCTCTAGAGGATCTTTTATTTCTGCTGGCGAGACGACAACAACCGTCGCCCCCTGCGTCAAAGGCATAAGCAACTGTCTGGCTGAAACTATTAGAGCGATGGAACCGCGATGAAGATAAACATCTGCGGGAGTTATCTCAAAAGCTAACTCTAAGGCTTGGGCATAATGGCTTAAGTTGCCGTGAGTCAACATTACTCCCTTTGGTTTGCCTGTAGACCCTGAAGTATAGACTATATGTGCTAAATCTGAAACATTGACGGCGTTATCTAAGTTGTTTGAAGCTTGTCGGGTAATTGACTGCCAGTCGCGGTCTATGCAAACTGCACGTTCTACTTTAGTTGGTAACTTAGCGAGTAAACTTTCTTGGGTGAGTAATATCTCGATCTGAGTATCTTCTAGAATAAAAGCCAGTCTAGCGGGTGGATTGCTAATATCTAACGGTACGTAGGCTCCTCCCGCTTTGAGAATAGCCAACACTCCTACAACCATTTCCAGCGACCGCTCGATACACAAACCAACTAAAGAACCCGACTCGATCCCCAGTTTTTTTAGATAGCGAGCTAGTTTATTGGCTCGGGCATTCAATTCGCCATAAGTAAGTCGTTGTCCCTGACAAATGACTGCCACTGCTTTTGGGTTTTGCTTGACTTGTGCCTCAAATAGCTGATGAATACATTGCGGTTGAATTTCTTTGTTAGTTTGATTCCAATCGTTTAAAATCTGTTTTCGTTTGGTTGTAGATACTATAGACAAAAAGTCAATGGAGGTTTGAGGAGAGCTAACGATTGAATCTAGCAACACTTGATAGTTTTCGCCTACACGGCTAATAGTATCTGTGTCAAACCACTGGGGATCGCAATCGACGCTACAAACCAAATGCTGTTTTGTTTCGGTAATATCCAATAAGAATTTTGATTCGGGAAGTTTTTTTGAAGATGTAACTTCAGCAGATAAGCTATTAAATCCAAACAGTATTTGAAACAGGGGAGAAAATTCTGTTTTTCCCGACTTTACAGCTAGATCGAAACTGATTGAAGATGTATTTAAATATTTTTGTGCTTCACAAATTTGGTTTTTAGCAACTACTAACAATTCTCTAAACTTTTGTCTAGCTTCTATCGTTGCTTTTACAGGTAAAATATCTAATCTATTATCGCGATCGCCACTCCAACTCAAACAGCTAACTACAAAATTTTCACGAGCAGTATAGCGGTACAACAGAACCTGAAAAGCACATAAAAGGAATAGCGAAACTGTAACATCTTCTTGTCGAGCAACTGTTTTAATAGCTTGGCTTAATTTTTGAGAAAATATAAATCGCTCTTGTTTGCTTCGATTGTAGCGATCGCCTTTTGCCTCCAAATTATTTTCAACTAGTCTGGCTCGCTCTGGGGGAAAATTTAATAGAGGTGGAATACCTGCAAAGTTTTTTCGCCAGCGATCGGCTATTCGGTTAGCTTCATGTACTAATGAATCGTTTAGATCGAGCATGTTTATTTTTCTTGTAGATCGACTACTTTAAGTAGTTAATCAAAACTAATTCGGGTTTATTAAGGTCAGAGTGCGAAACTTCTAAATAATTACAGTGGCTAAAAATAGTATCAAGTTTTGTCTTATTTTACAAACAACACAAAATGAGAGAGTTTATATGGTGTTTTAAGAAATTTAAATATAAATTGAGATAATTAAATAAAGCACACACTATATCTGTAGTGTGTGCGATCTAGTAGTTAAAAACTACATAATAATAATTAAATTCAATTATTATTGCGTTCTGTTAACTAAATAAAACTATCAAAAATAAATAATTTAAGTCTTTAACTAAAAACAATTTTGATAGTAGCTTATATATTTCAGGTAAAACAAATTTCGAGCGATCGCTCCGCGAGCGAACTCGATATAGTTTTAAATAGCGAAAATATTAAAATGAGTTTTCAGATGCAATTGACGGTATTGTTTCTATACTTATCGTTGTATATCTAAACCGCCAGACGAAGCTGCAATTTACTATTGGCTCAAGCGGTATGCAGTATTATTTCCAGAATGAAAGACTTTATTTATTACTTTTTTTTGGGCAGAGAAAAAGTAGCTTTTAGCCAATTGTCCAAAAACGGTGGGCGAAAATATCGGGCTATTTGTTTATTTTGGTTACTGCTGAGTATAGCTTTTAGTTTGTTGTATGGCGCGATCGCTTTAAAACAAGCTTTTGGTAGCGAATACATAGTTCAAGATGATGCCAGACAACACGTTTTTTGGATGTATCGTTTTCTCGATCCCAAACTATTTCCTAACGATTTAATTGCCAACTATTTTCAATCTGTAGCTCCTTTAGGCTATAAAATCGTCTATGCCGTACCAGCTTTGTTCGTTATCGAGCCTTTTTTAGTCAACAAACTACTTCCTACTTGTTTGGGCTTAATAACGACGTGTTTTAGTTTTGCTATATTTCTAGAATTATTACCAATTCCCTGGGGAGGATTTATCGCAGCCACAATTCTCAATCAAAATTTGTGGTTGCAAGATGGTTTGATTTCGGCAACTCCTAAAGCCTTTGCCATTCCTTTGTTTTTGGCATTTTTATATTACTATCTAAAGCGATCGCTCTGGGGAGTCGCTATTAGTATCGCGCTGTTGGGGTTATTTTATCCTTCTCTAGTCTTTATTGCTGCTGGAGTTTTAATCTGGCAGTTGTTGCCTTTCAGTCGCGGCAAGCAAAAAGGCAATTATATTCTAAGCTGCGTCGGTTTACTCGTTGCTTTGGTAATTTTATTACCATACGCCATTTCTAGTTCGGAATATGCTCCAGTAATAACCGTAGCTCAAGCTAGAAAGCTGCCTGAATTTGTAGCGGGAGCGAGAGCGGGATTTTTCGATGATAATCTTTGGGATTTTTGGTTCAACGGCAGTCGTAGCGGCATTAAACTGAGCGCGGCTTTAATGCCTCCCTTGACCTATTTGGCAATCTTGTTACCAGTAATACTAAAATTTCCTCGGATATTTCCTGGTGTTACCAGACTAAATTCTAAGCTTAAAGTTTTGCCAGAGCTAATTATAGTCTCTCTATTACTGTTTGCGATCGCTCATGCCGTATTGTTCAAACTACATCTTCCCAGTCGCTATACCCAACATACTCTTAAGATAGCGATCGTACTTGCTGCCAGTATAGTCACTACTCTGATTTTTGAATCTTTGTTTGGGATTTTTATCAAAGAAAGTAATAAGTTAAAGTCTTTAATGGCGATTGCTACGGCTTTTTGTTTGGCTGCCGTACTAATTTTTTATCCTTATTTTGCCAAAAGTTTTGTTTGGACGCAATACATTACGGGTGATGCTACCGAACTCTATCAATTTCTACAGCGACAACCAAAAGATACCTTAATTGCTTCTCTCACTTCCGAAACCGATAATCTTCCGAGTTTTACCAAACGTTCTATTTTAGCCAGTCGGGAATACGCCATTCCCTATCATACAGGCTATTATTTTCCCTTTCGTCAGAGAGCGATCGATACCATAGCCGCACAGTATAGCCCAGACATTGAAGTAGTTAAAAACTTTATTCGTAAATACGATGTCGATCTCTGGCTTTTAGAAACATCTGGCTTTACTGTAGAATATCTGCAAGGCGATCGCTGGATCGCCCAACATCAATCGATTACCAGAGAAGTTACTAGAAGTTTGCAACAAGGTAACACTCCAGCTTTAGCAGCCTTTATAGACCGCTGTTCTATTTTTTCCGATAGTAGGTACGATATCCTCGCTACCGAATGTATTTTGTCTCAAAAGTAAAAAATTATTTAAAAGTGACCGAACAGATAAAGCAATAATTTTTATAACTCAAACAAGTTCAAAGCTTTTTTTTACTATTGCCTTTCGCGCAGCGGCACTAGTGAAAATCTTTATCCCAAATTCCTATATAAACGTTGTCTTCTTTACCTTCTCGTATTCTTTTTATAGTTCCTTCTAATTGCTCTGTTTCAAATGTATAAGAATCAGTTTGGCGTTGGTACACTTGTCTGAGTCCCTTTTCGATCGCAGGATTGGTTTTACCCTGCAATAAATCGGATAGAGCTTGCTGCATAACTTTTAATCCCAAAGTTTGAGCTAAAGCGATTTCGGTTTGTCTTAGAATACCGCTATTTATATCTACTAAATAACTGACATCAACGGTGTCATCAACAACATTTTTATAAATCAAAGCATTACTATTTCCCCAAAAACCTCTGGCGATCGCTTGTGGTGTTCCCAAAGCCTCAAGCAACTGATTTTGTGGTATACCCGTAACAAAAATTGGAATATCTTGCGATGGGGAAACGGAAACAGGTTCTGGAGGCTCGACAGTAACAGAGCGTGAAGCGACATTTGGTCTAGGAAGACGTAAGAGTTCTTCATCTTTAGGTTGAGGATTGTCAGAAGCTCGATACCAAGTTCGCTCCTGCTGCCAAAAAAGCAAGCCAACTATGATAGTTGCAACTCCAACTGTTAATAAAGATAGAGCTACTACAAGTTTATTAATACCAATAGCTTGAGTTTTAGGCTCTCGTTTTTTATTAGAAGTCAAAGAGCTTTCAGTAGCATTAACATTTTGAGATGGAAACGGAGGTAAAGCTTGCAAATCCGAAAGCATCTCTGTAGCTGAATAACTTGCCTGAAGCTCGATCGCCCGTTTAATAATAGCCGCTAAATCAGGGGTGATTGTCGTTATTGTTTCTGGCAGATAAATTTTATTGGTTGGTAAAGTAGATAAGTCTGAGGGCGATTTACCAGTCAACAAGTAAATAGCGGTTAATCCCAAACTATAGATGTCTTTGGCTTGGCAGTCAGTATTGCTAGAGTAATTTGGCGCAACATCATTACTTTCATTAGTTTCTATAGGCAATTCTTGGACTTGGCAATCTGTTGTTGTTAGTTGTCGCTCGATATTGCCAAAACCTACTAGTACGGGTAAATTATTTTCTCGCAGAATAATATGTTCTGGCGCGATTTTCTGGTGAGTTAAGT is part of the Myxosarcina sp. GI1 genome and encodes:
- a CDS encoding protein kinase — protein: MTESEGLATQPQQGYKTFLAVDLSDRQQRRCVIEMSPLPLEDEKFLISEVREKSSDKGVALDRRSKSVVHTPIRQRIQQRFKTLQQLSQQQPQIPQIYTYFYTSDACYLVRELITGIDLQQKICHEGVLPPAQVIQILSEILRVLVKLHDRNLTHQKIAPEHIILRENNLPVLVGFGNIERQLTTTDCQVQELPIETNESNDVAPNYSSNTDCQAKDIYSLGLTAIYLLTGKSPSDLSTLPTNKIYLPETITTITPDLAAIIKRAIELQASYSATEMLSDLQALPPFPSQNVNATESSLTSNKKREPKTQAIGINKLVVALSLLTVGVATIIVGLLFWQQERTWYRASDNPQPKDEELLRLPRPNVASRSVTVEPPEPVSVSPSQDIPIFVTGIPQNQLLEALGTPQAIARGFWGNSNALIYKNVVDDTVDVSYLVDINSGILRQTEIALAQTLGLKVMQQALSDLLQGKTNPAIEKGLRQVYQRQTDSYTFETEQLEGTIKRIREGKEDNVYIGIWDKDFH
- a CDS encoding amino acid adenylation domain-containing protein → MLDLNDSLVHEANRIADRWRKNFAGIPPLLNFPPERARLVENNLEAKGDRYNRSKQERFIFSQKLSQAIKTVARQEDVTVSLFLLCAFQVLLYRYTARENFVVSCLSWSGDRDNRLDILPVKATIEARQKFRELLVVAKNQICEAQKYLNTSSISFDLAVKSGKTEFSPLFQILFGFNSLSAEVTSSKKLPESKFLLDITETKQHLVCSVDCDPQWFDTDTISRVGENYQVLLDSIVSSPQTSIDFLSIVSTTKRKQILNDWNQTNKEIQPQCIHQLFEAQVKQNPKAVAVICQGQRLTYGELNARANKLARYLKKLGIESGSLVGLCIERSLEMVVGVLAILKAGGAYVPLDISNPPARLAFILEDTQIEILLTQESLLAKLPTKVERAVCIDRDWQSITRQASNNLDNAVNVSDLAHIVYTSGSTGKPKGVMLTHGNLSHYAQALELAFEITPADVYLHRGSIALIVSARQLLMPLTQGATVVVVSPAEIKDPLELFKLIKRYEVSIVDHVPSFWRNCSGILDGQNSSTRSDLLDNQVRLVAAGGEQVTPEIYQYWRETFKPEVKLANIYGQTEGTGVVAMYQIPHQIDWQFRSLPVGSPIPNMKAYVLDSKLQPVPIGVAAEIHISGAGVARGYLNRPELTAKKFVDNPYVPGERLYKTGDLGRFLADGSIQFLGRIDRQVNIQGLRIELGEIEAVLAQHKLVREAAIVVRQNKLGEYLAGYIVPNADKQLTAETLKSYLQEKLPSYMIPRTFVFVDTFLLTTSGKVDYRTLSQLKLDKPSKLIDVPRDRLETEIIEMLEDISGIEPISLRDDFIELGGNSLLAARLVTEIENRYAQKISISAIFQTSTPEALAALVRQEKKTGYPKSFVPIKDGNSSLVLFGIHNLGYGLELYLPLARYLGEKINLYGLSSSFSNEPDTPHFRDIVNLAEYYTRDIQQIQPQGPYHLMGISFGGIIAFEIARRLIARGHEVKFLGLVDTYYPRSNTAFQDFSLQQRMLAHLQKVRTKGLSHVKNRIKWRLGATANNTLYWLYKIDWLRENFVDRTSRNYAQIQYIQQQREHHRVNKDYAIRPCAVKINMFRAADDIDTKLDWQKVAELGLAIEDIPGEHMEILEEPQVRVLAQKIQTALRRLTENAVNNEQ